One window from the genome of Candidatus Synechococcus calcipolaris G9 encodes:
- a CDS encoding VOC family protein, with protein MISAVLHVAIHVTDLERSAQFYGNLLRLTLADRPLSFPGLWYQVGPVQIHLIETNQCSNALAERERWGRNPHIALAVNDLEGIGKQLTAAGYRIQASASGRAAFFVQDPDGNVIELTFLANNVLG; from the coding sequence GTGATTTCCGCTGTTCTCCATGTTGCGATTCATGTGACGGATCTGGAACGATCTGCCCAATTTTATGGCAATCTTCTCAGGTTGACTTTAGCCGATCGCCCGTTGAGTTTTCCGGGACTGTGGTATCAGGTGGGGCCAGTGCAGATCCATCTCATTGAAACGAATCAATGCTCAAATGCTTTGGCGGAGCGGGAACGATGGGGGCGAAATCCCCATATTGCCTTGGCCGTCAATGATTTAGAGGGGATAGGCAAGCAACTGACGGCGGCGGGCTACCGGATTCAAGCCAGTGCCTCGGGCCGTGCGGCGTTTTTCGTTCAGGATCCCGATGGCAATGTGATTGAACTAACGTTCTTGGCTAACAACGTTTTAGGCTAA